In Toxoplasma gondii ME49 chromosome X, whole genome shotgun sequence, a single genomic region encodes these proteins:
- a CDS encoding serine/threonine specific protein phosphatase (encoded by transcript TGME49_223985): MHAASESNGDRAAGSSPGGPRACGSSLFPSLPPSPLRLACTLSSLILPLISTASVDSSDSPRFSSPSPNSEARERETEDRFQARENRKTGGAALMDVAPRGVPFLEAEREKERSCLTNERAGCPASHGNTGAEERGLETVGEFPQTHTRISAKTRSGSRLAWRKKHAEKKEKEEKTKEEEEQDKEEKKEKEEKKGREETNCGARLNGHAANTGWFSEQSQPGREGELNGFLDECLSFIRKPREKAPKGDRQEPTGDFFCLQKKTGEPAELGEDQRADSEREDPRRNWNEEKSPCESERGGTSDDVSCLCLSSFCVDAAAAPARPGAETETGRVTRKKSVDTAEFQFRFPSELVAACPGSVFVSKRVESFSKTAKVEKEPYFLFEEMNSCQNGGPPFSEKDERGERKQRLVGSALKNEKEREEDSTHDCSAYTSLSSFPSLGETPHDDSSSVASSVSSASLSSASVSPPAADPRHSPLCDTCTDTGRRERRTEEKADRRSSEKGLFSACMRSRGQGSPRERSSVRETGESVLASAFAGNAWSAATTGQEATSRHWASPHKRCGETEGEPKRNTKEERNGFSSVSNPRARKSTVPCSRAEVEHERMVKHAVSMLRFLQRLHAKAKSGFHGRTGREEPHEATHSSFPRCSSLSALHSMCSGKNSDRQRVKDSRGPQTWRRSLDRSCYDLSSSRPSSLASSSRGLASSSPRTSSSQGPSGSFEPSAFPSPSCGDRLETATAAGQGEQEAAVEKGRRRDKGEDEASRTKTLIPKETDENLKRVYSLFERRRGRRTPSAFSFSSHKGDGRCRFHVSTTHCLAEQAAGGSSVERECMRDLTGDREDRDNRCNVRTPGKDTRDVAGTSTARTLRDERGACRGGETPFSVVSRSGENRAEGFRKSVTYPGFQTVPSFSGSRRAPPMDGKPCFECNDICAVTLQLLGHQGGGRRAFNALTESISPQKCCFYDKERKRGAETVSCPEHEPALESRHPDSLLASSSASPSTCPRLVRTYTDGPSWGSSGAHVRSRRTACSVDAAKALAGAPRFSRRDTETAGLIEGDTETVGFIQGDTETVEVTGGKTALDGEREASETNGTRRRGTKATHDEGRVRDTNREAAIDARTETKKTPAASAKTLEEAVEKKKAAVDKAEGDETPTAERARDREERERGENRGVRLYLKSGSKKKAVEADGGVLQEIEGEVGGPPEKGEEDPIHPRSVWEDVGNLRTQAGEETRGREEVADEERERETGGTPGRKKTARETREGGFEANQEGERTRQSSEQDPPSWLRKVAATETKQGREAREEGREGDSDEQGAKETHDARNRRDKEQSRKRRVSEAGYPEMDKTLGAAFLESGEKTNNTSVVASCPSRFEGRLDKWAETGDTDTEQSLLCAAVTPNAKRNLAKEGPLHAPENAVQDRERRAASWSAGACSLPSSSSGRKSHGGEQGDPERETARRDYFFAAHLPVVPSPPPPVSDPPEPPTSASASVRPPHQNPAGDVTCLRVETGKEDPQVLAAPACGERQSAESRSSRRSGEEGADENGKAGTRRRLGDSVPGQGPGGPGERATGGAGVRTPELVVRWTTPGAEVVEVAGAFSIPPWSERIRLPWHPREHCFRLNLLDVFSPILLNAPAATRRDAGSCSRVEPHEETVSEHEKGPASPDWREGAFSPLASLFSGARLWRSTPSREDTDRDPPAASRERETVLASPVREASAPVWVAAASNDGLAILHVQFKFIVDGEWKCSDVFPVKDDGSGNLNNVVALFRSRPCQSSFLGAREDRDLLPPSYNPSRSPACLPPDVWDASYTSASFFSPAVQLSSALSVSSSCFYPNYNEALSRSDSEDAWRRVRQKTQFVFYSYDRGCPCIYDREKEEKEDRYVVEGETVRGAANEVSQVQATTRYHAERLPSNAETPPSLYSTSSASYASSSPVPPSWISSSSCVSTEKELDLGSVTRGLLRGGFNVQLLYKGLSPFFSISSARIGAEVEPGHKPDFSSEQRACSPSYAPSGKAPISTRGHLRGAAADQGKFPSASQVEGSRSGERPDQTGGREEGSSEGALEEEEYGEGEWRPMLGRELSTEKLDNDWLCAEGGETESPHVPPSEQNRRPASVARSKEGQEEMDVREKRSAGSEGGAVPGNRKKTRNAAAGVSPPSHPSSDRRHSPGKRDTPRSPSPSASYASPSLTSSVAAAPSSTASSTSSFSPKASDSSASFCASALSASLFPSSSLHASLASLGAAPSLKAALKSLEANAPNAHAEERTRVSASNSGGGLSSCKSNDDLSASSTRPASASSGGDSVIFRRLSAYERGGFALGSDIQESAFETRRRGTTLPDLTWPACVLGHLHRPEILLELRQLDAERQAPGKAKRRREALKRQREKKETREEEREGHTRTCSGRPQDSRAPQTQVTQKEVGDKRRDEDSRESEEGSQHSGERSEETGERRGSNEEEERDNSEESEELSETTEDESSVGSVEKTRLCLQCGAYMLPHPDKVESGGADAFFIASCPRNTELRDKISALIPKMGNKSLSGSQSSSPFAAPPSRRDTRGLSASATAVCVGVADGVGEWESFGLNPRMFAEELMVGCWRAAVAEPWFCTFGEQSRERTDSDSADSRPTEFVRDFDGETLVETVGETLVETVGETLVETVGETLVETVRTEEGVGGGRERGRRGERSTDGRGEGEGGRREEEEELWEQRGFESVSASLLFQEKRIEGTSRPALSSPAYQGGQNTACVNVPPPSESACDRKGVEVKKQKHPCSLSSQRLLSSSASSSARAATSFTSTSSSASASSASASSASASSASLSLSPSPYVSPSSSDAVSGGRVDEAARKALHILQSGFKETRSFGSSTALVVCLDGLRGRLGVASLGDSAVMVLRRERRQWRMTCAHRSQEQQHQFNCPFQLACLPQPSEYGALVAQGKGMLIRVLRNASVLPQDTPEMAQVYSVHAQEGDLVLLGTDGVFDNLFDHEICALANLALSPYEAEILGDPNKTTSAQAVAAAVAEAAAHKSRNPMAKTPFMKHARRAKTHFMGGKMDDITVVACWVTCGAETGAESGACHHATSGACASY; this comes from the exons atgcatgcagccagtGAGTCGAACGGGGACCGAGCGGCAGGCTCGTCCCCAGGAGGCCCGCGGGCTTGTggatcttctctctttccgtctctcccaCCTTCTCCATTGCGCCTCGCCTGCACACTCTCTAGTCTCATTCTGCCTCTCATCTCCACTGCCTCGGTAGACAGCAGCGACTCCCCTCGATTTTCGTCACCAAGTCCGAACTctgaagcgagggagagagagacggaggatCGTTTTCaagcgcgagagaacagaaagacaggTGGGGCGGCGCTCATGGACGTGGCGCCTCGTGGAGTTCCGTTTctggaagcggagagagaaaaagagaggagctGCCTCACAAACGAGAGAGCTGGTTGCCCGGCGTCTCACGGAAACACaggcgcagaggagagaggcctCGAGACAGTGGGAGAGTTCCCACAAACGCACACTCGAATTTCGGCGAAAACGAGGTCGGGAAGCAGACTCGCTTGGCGGAAGAagcacgcagagaagaaagagaaagaagagaagacaaaggaggaagaggagcaagataaagaagagaagaaagagaaggaagaaaagaaagggagggaggagacgaactGCGGGGCCCGTCTGAACGGACATGCTGCGAACACAGGGTGGTTTTCAGAGCAAAGCCAaccagggagagaaggggagcTCAATGGATTCCTGGACGAGTGCCTCTCTTTCATCAgaaaaccgagagagaaggcgccgaaGGGCGACAGGCAAGAACCGACGGGTgactttttctgtctccaaaAGAAGACTGGAGAGCCGGCGGAGCTCGGAGAAGACCAGCgagcagacagcgagagagaggacccGAGAAGGAACTGGAATGAGGAGAAGTCGCCCTgtgagagcgagagaggaggaacgagCGACgacgtctcctgtctctgtctttcttccttctgcgtgGATGCGGCTGCAGCTCCCGCGCGGCCAGGAGCGGAGACCGAGACAGGACGTgtgacgagaaaaaagagtgtAGACACCGCTGAGTTCCAATTTCGGTTTCCTTCCGAGCTTGTTGCTGCTTGTCCAGGGTCTGTATTCGTTTCGAAGAGAGTTGAGTCCTTCTCAAAAACggcgaaggtggagaaggaaccCTATTTTCTTTTCGAGGAGATGAATTCCTGTCAGAACGGTGggcctcccttctctgaaaaagacgagagaggcgagaggaagcagcgccTCGTAGGTTCTGCTCtcaaaaacgagaaagagagggaggaggacTCAACGCACGACTGCAGTGCCTACACGTCATTGTCATCTTTTCCTTCCCTAGGGGAGACCCCCCACGACGACTCGTCTTCGGTGGCTTCTTCggtttcctctgcctctctctcttccgcctctgtgtctcccccCGCCGCGGATCCGCGTCACAGCCCGCTGTGTgacacatgcacagacaccggacgacgcgagagacggacggaggagaaagcggaCCGGCGGAGCTCCGAGAAGGGTTTGTTTtctgcctgcatgcgctcgcgAGGACAGGGAAGCCCGCGAGAACGGAGTAGCGttcgagagacaggagaatcCGTGTTGGCTTCAGCCTTCGCGGGAAACGCGTGGTCAGCGGCGACGACAGGGCAGGAGGCAACGTCACGCCACTGGGCGTCTCCGCACAAGCgctgtggagagacagagggagagccGAAGAGGAacacaaaagaagagagaaatggatTTTCTTCAGTCTCAAACCCGAGGGCTCGCAAATCGACTGTGCCGTGCTCCCGGGCTGAAGTGGAGCATGAGCGAATGGTTAAGCACGCGGTGTCGATGCTCCGCTTTCTCCAGCGTCTTCACGCGAAAGCGAAAAGCGGCTTTCACGGGCGGACGGGCCGCGAGGAACCCCACGAGGCAACGCATTCCAGCTTTCCGCGTTGTTCCTCGCTTTCGGCCCTTCACTCGATGTGTTCTGGGAAAAACAGCGACCGACAGAGGGTGAAAGATAGTAGGGGTCCTCAAACGTGGCGAAGGTCTCTGGATCGCTCTTGTTACgacctctcttcttctcgcccttcttctctcgcttcttcgtcgcgggggctcgcgtcttcttccccacgTACGTCTTCGTCTCAAGGGCCGTCTGGTTCGTTTGAGCCTTCTGCATTTCCCTCTCCCAGTTGTGGCGACCGCTTGGAGACGGCGACTGCCGCTGGGCAGGGCGAACAGGAGGCGGCGGTTGAAAAAGGCCGACGTAGAGATAAAGGAGAGGATGAGGCATCTAGGACGAAGACCCTTATCCCGAAAGAGACTGACGAAAATCTCAAGAGAGTCTACTCGCTTTTTGAACGTCGGAGAGGGCGGCGCACTCCCagcgcgttttctttctcttcgcatAAAGGAGACGGACGCTGTCGTTTCCATGTCTCGACGACGCATTGTTTGGCGGAGCAAGCAGCAGGCGGGAGCTCAGTTGAGAGAGAGTGCATGCGGGATCTCACAGGCGAcagggaagacagagacaatcGGTGCaatgtacgtacacccggcaAAGACACTCGGGACGTCGCTGGCACGTCAACCGCGAGGACGCTCAGAGACGAACGGGGTGCTTGCAGGGGGGGCGAAACTCCTTTTTCCGTTGTGTCGCGCAGTGGAGAAAACCGTGCAGAGGGATTTAGAAAATCGGTTACGTATCCAGGTTTCCAGACGGTTCCGTCTTTTTCCGGGTCACGCAGAGCCCCTCCGATGGATGGGAAGCCTTGCTTCGAGTGCAACGACATCTGCGCGGTTACCTTGCAGTTGCTGGGTCACCAGGGCGGCGGACGGCGCGCGTTCAACGCGCTGACAGAATCTATTTCTCCACAGAAGTGTTGCTTCTATGacaaagagcgaaagagggGAGCGGAGACTGTCTCCTGCCCAGAGCACGAACCTGCCTTGGAGAGCAGACACCCTgactcgcttctcgcctcctcgtccgctTCTCCGTCCACCTGCCCCCGTCTTGTCAGAACGTACACGGATGGACCTTCTTGGGGCAGCTCGGGCGCCCACGTGAGGAGCCGGCGAACTGCATGTTCCGTGGATGCGGCAAAGGCCCTTGCGGGCGCGCCGCGATTTAGtcgaagagacacggagacagcggggcTTATAGAAGGGGACACGGAGACAGTGGGGTTTATAcaaggagacacggagaccGTGGAGGTTACCGGAGGCAAGACAGCTCtcgacggggagagagaggcgtcgGAGACAAACGGGACACGGCGGCGAGGAACGAAGGCGACACACGATGAGGGGAGAGTGAGGGATACGAACCGCGAGGCGGCGATCGAcgcgaggacagagacgaagaaaacgccaGCTGCGTCGGCCAAGACATTGGAGGAAgcggtggagaagaagaaggcggcagtGGACAAAGCTGAGGGGGACGAGACGCCGACGGCAGAAAGggcaagagacagagaggagcggGAGAGGGGGGAAAATCGAGGAGTGCGATTGTACCTTAAGAGCgggagcaagaagaaggcagttGAGGCAGACGGTGGGGTCTTGCAGGAGATCGAGGGTGAGGTCGGCGGACCaccagaaaagggagaagaggacccTATTCACCCGAGGAGCGTGTGGGAGGATGTAGGGAATCTGAGGACACAAGcaggggaagaaacgcgaggccgcgaggaagtcgcggacgaggagagagagcgcgagacggGAGGGACACCCggtcggaagaagacggccCGTGAGACAAGAGAGGGAGGTTTCGAAGCAAATCAAGAGGGCGAACGCACTCGCCAGAGTAGCGAACAAGACCCACCCTCCTGGCTGAGGAAGGtcgcagcgacagaaacgaaacaagggcgagaggcgagagaagagggaagagagggagacagcgacgaacaAGGAGCCAAGGAGACACACGACGCGAGAAACCGACGGGACAAAGAGCAGTCCAGAAAGAGGAGGGTAAGTGAGGCTGGATATCCGGAAATGGACAAGACGCTCGGAGCGGCGTTTCtcgagagtggagaaaaaaccaACAACACGAGTGTTGTAGCCTCTTGCCCTTCGAGATTCGAGGGAAGACTAGACAAGtgggcagagacaggagacacagacacggaGCAGAGTCTTCTGTGCGCCGCCGTCACTCCAAACGCAAAACGAAACCTGGCGAAAGAGGGTCCATTGCATGCACCCGAGAACGCCGTGCAAGACCGCGAAAGACGCGCAGCCTCCTGGAGTGCCGGTGCctgttctctgccttcttcatcttctggAAGGAAGTCACACGggggagaacaaggagatcccgagagagagactgcacGCAGAGACTacttcttcgctgctcaTCTGCCGGTCGTCCCAAGCCCGCCTCCACCCGTCTCCGACCCTCCAGAGCCGCCGACGtccgcgtctgcttctgttcgTCCCCCTCACCAGAACCCAGCGGGAGACGTTACTTGTCTGCGTGtagagacaggaaaggaagaCCCTCAGGTGCTTGCAGCGCCCGCCTGTGGGGAAAGGCAGTCTGCAGAAAGTCGCAGCTCGCGCaggagtggagaggaaggtgCTGATGAGAACGGGAAAGCAGGGACGCGGCGGCGTCTAGGCGACTCTGTGCCAGGCCAGGGGCCTGGGGGACCCGGTGAACGGGCTACAGGAGGcgcaggtgtacgtacacccgaacTCGTCGTTCGCTGGACCACCCCCGGCGCCGAGGTCGTTGAG gtGGCGGGCGCCTTTTCGATTCCTCCGTGGTCAGAGCGGATTCGGCTGCCTTGGCACCCCAGAGAGCACTGCTTCCGCCTGAATCTCCTGGACGTCTTCTCGCCTATCCTCTTGAACGCTCCAGCCGCGACGCGCCGGGACGCAGGGTCTTGCTCGAGGGTGGAGCCTCACGAAGAGACAGTCTCCGAGCACGAAAAAGGCCCGGCAAGTCCGGATTGGAGGGAGGGGGCGTTCTCGCCTCtggcgtctctgttttctggcgCGAGGCTCTGGAGGAGCACACCGAGCCGGGAAGACACGGACAGAGACCCCCCCGCCGCCTCgcgggaaagagagacagttcTGGCGTCTCCTGTCAGAGAGGCCTCTGCACCTGTCTGGGTGGCCGCTGCGAGCAACGACGGCCTCGCCATCCTTCACGTGCAGTTCAAGTTTATTGTCGATGGAGAGTGGAAATGCAGCGACGTATTCCCTGTGAAAGAT GATGGCAGCGGCAACCTGAACAACGTCGTGGCTCTCTTCCGCTCTCGCCCGTGTCAATCTTCCTTCTTGGGCGCGCGCGAAGACCGCGATCTTCTGCCGCCCTCATACAATCCGTCGAGGTCGCCGGCCTGTCTCCCCCCAGACGTTTGGGATGCTTCTTACACAagtgcttccttcttctcgcccgcGGTGCAGCTCTCCTCGGCGCTGtcagtctcttcctcctgcttctATCCGAACTACAACGAGGCGCTTTCACgaagcgacagcgaggacgCGTGGCGACGCGTCAGACAAAAGACCCAGTTCGTTTTCTACTCCTACGATCGAGGCTGCCCCTGCATAtacgacagagagaaggaagagaaggaagacaggTACGTGGTCGAAGGAGAAACCGTCAGAGGAGCCGCGAACGAGGTGTCTCAAGTTCAGGCGACAACGAGATATCACGCAGAAAGACTTCCTTCCAACGCAGAAACCCCGCCTTCTTTGTATTCtacttcttctgcttcgtatgcgtcgtcttctcctgtgCCTCCTTCCTGgatttcctcttcttcttgtgtgAGCACGGAGAAAGAGTTGGATTTGGGGTCGGTAACTCGAGGTCTTCTGCGGGGCGGGTTCAACGTTCAGCTTCTGTACAAAggtctgtctccgtttttttcgatttctTCTGCGCGTATCGGCGCCGAAGTTGAGCCTGGACACAAGCCAGATTTTTCGTCGGAGCAAAGGGCATGCTCGCCGTCCTATGCGCCTTCCGGAAAGGCCCCCATCTCTACGCGGGGACATTTGAGAGGAGCAGCCGCTGATCAAGGGAAGTTTCCCTCGGCCTCACAGGTCGAAGGCAGCAGGTCAGGAGAGAGACCTGACCAGACGGgagggcgagaggaaggctcGAGCGAAGGCGCattggaagaagaagaatatGGAGAGGGAGAGTGGAGGCCGATGCTCGGAAGGGAACTATCAACAGAGAAGCTGGACAACGACTGGCTCTGCGCCGAGGgaggggaaacagagagcccTCATGTGCCTCCCTCAGAGCAAAACAGGAGACCTGCGAGCGTcgcgagaagcaaagaaggacaagaggagatggacgtacgagagaagagaagtgcCGGCAGCGAGGGCGGCGCAGTTCCCGGAAAtcgaaagaagacgagaaacgcg GCCGCTGGCGTCTCGCCACCTTCCCACCCGAGCTCGGATCGTAGGCATTCACCcgggaaaagagacaccccTCGCagtccttctccttcagcttcgtatgcttctccttccttgacttcttctgttgctgctgctccttcttctaccgcttcttccacctcctctttttctccgaaGGCTTCCgattcgtctgcttccttttgTGCCTCTGCCTTGTCTGCATCTCTgttcccttcttcgtcactgcatgcatccctGGCGTCGCTCGGGGCGGCGCCTTCGCTGAAGGCTGCCCTCAAAAGTTTAGAGGCGAATGCACcaaatgcgcatgcagaagagcgGACGCGGGTCTCTGCGTCGAACTCCGGGGGCGGACTGTCTTCTTGCAAGTCAAACGACGatttgtctgcttcttccaccCGGCCTGCTTCAGCTTCCTCGGGCGGGGACAGCGTCATCTTTCGGCGGCTCTCTGCGTACGAACGTGGGGGCTTTGCGCTCGGGTCAGACATCCAGGAAAGCGCGTTTGAGACTCGCCGCAGAGGCACGACTCTACCTGACTTGACTTGGCCCGCGTGCGTCCTCGGACACCTGCACAGACCGGAAATTCTTCTCGAACTCCGCCAGCTCGACGCCGAGAGGCAGGCACCGGGCAAGGCGAAGAGGCGGCGGGAGGCTCTCAAAcgtcagagagaaaagaaggaaactcgagaagaagaacgcgaaggccACACGCGTACCTGTTCAGGCCGGCCGCAAGATTCGCGGGCGCCACAAACGCAAGTCACGCAAAAGGAAGTCGGGGACAAAAGGCGAGACGAGGACAGCcgagagagtgaagagggGAGCCAGcacagcggagagaggagcgaagaaaccggggagagaagaggaagcaacgaagaagaagagagagataatagcgaagagagtgaagagcTGAGCGAGACGACTGAGGATGAATCTTCTGTGGGTTCGGTAGAAAAGACTCGGCTGTGTCTCCAGTGTGGGGCGTACATGTTGCCGCACCCAGACAAGGTCGAGAGCGGAGGGGCAGACGCGTTTTTCATCGCGTCTTGTCCGAGGAACACGGAGCTCAGAGACAAGATCTCTGCACTCATTCCGAAAATGGGCAACAAGAGCTTGTCCGGCTCTCAGTCCTCTTCGCCCTTCGCCGCGCCGCCAAGCCgtcgagacacccgaggTCTCAGCGCCTCAGCCACTGCTGTCTGCGTCGGAGTCGCCGACGGGGTCGGCGAGTGGGAAAGCTTCGGCCTCAATCCTCGCATGTTTGCAGAAGAGCTGATGGTCGGCTGCTGGCGAGCCGCGGTCGCGGAGCCGTGGTTCTGCACTTTCGGCGAAcagagccgagagaggacagaCTCAGACTCTGCCGACTCGAGACCAACCGAGTTCGTGAGAGACTTTGACGGCGAGACTCTCGTGGAGACAGTGGGCGAGACTCTCGTCGAGACAGTGGGCGAGACTCTCGTCGAGACAGTGGGCGAGACTCTCGTGGAGACAGTgcggacagaagaaggagtggggggagggagagagcgaggcaggagaggagagaggagcacaGACGGACGAGGCGAAGGTGAGGGGGGAAgacgggaggaagaggaagagttgTGGGAGCAGAGGGGGTTCGAGAGCGTGTCTGCTTCCTTATTGTTTCAGGAGAAACGAATCGAAGGCACATCTAGACCCGCCTTGTCTTCACCTGCGTATCAGGGAGGCCAGAATACTGCCTGTGTGAACGTACCACCGCCTTCGGAGAGCGCCTGCGACAGGAAAGGCGTCgaagtgaaaaaacaaaaacacccttgttccctctcttctcaacgacttctttcttcttctgcttcttcgtcggctcGGGCTGCTACTTCCTTTACTtctacttcttcttctgcgtctgcttcgtccgcATCTGCTTCGtccgcgtctgcttcgtccgcGTCCCTGTCTTTGAGTCCATCCCCGTacgtgtctccttcgtcgtcggaCGCAGTGTCTGGGGGTCGTGTGGACGAGGCGGCGCGAAAGGCGTTGCACATTTTACAGTCGGGGTTTAAAGAGACTCGAAGTTTCGGGAGTTCCACGGCGCTGGTGGTGTGTCTCGACGGCCTGCGAGGGCGGCTGGGCGTGGCGAGTCTGGGCGACAGCGCGGTGATGGTCCTTCGgcgcgagaggcgacagTGGCGCATGACTTGTGCCCACCGGTCTCAGGAGCAACAGCACCAGTTCAACTGTCCTTTTCAGCTAGCTTGTTTGCCGCAGCCGAGCGAGTACGGCGCGCTCGTGGCGCAGGGGAAAGGGATGCTGATTCGCGTTCTGAGAAACGCATCTGTTCTCCCTCAAGACACCCCCGAGATGGCGCAGGTGTACTCGGTCCACGCCCAGGAGGGAgacctcgttcttctcggcACCGATGGCGTCTTCGACAACCTCTTCGACCACGAAATATGCGCTCTGGCGAACCTCGCTCTCAGCCCCTACGAGGCGGAAATCTTGGGCGACCCAAACAAGACCACCAGCGCCCAAGCCGTCGCGGCAGCCGtcgcagaagctgctgcacACAAGAG CCGAAATCCCATGGCAAAAACGCCTTTTATGAAGCATGCGCGGCGAGCAAAAACCCACTTCATGGGGGGGAAAATGGACGACATTACAGTTGTCGCTTGCTGGGTGACCTGTGGGGCTGAGACAGGGGCGGAGAGCGGAGCGTGTCACCACGCGACTTCTGGTGCCTGTGCTTCGTACTGA